A single window of Rhinoraja longicauda isolate Sanriku21f chromosome 29, sRhiLon1.1, whole genome shotgun sequence DNA harbors:
- the psmb3 gene encoding proteasome subunit beta type-3, whose translation MSHMSYNGGAVMAMRGKNCVAIAADRRFGIQAQMVTTDFQKIFPMGERLFIGLAGLGTDVQTVSQRLKFRLNLYELKEGRQIKPKTFMSMVSNLLYERRFGPYYVEPVIAGLDPKTYQPFICSLDLIGCPMETEDFVVSGTCAEQMYGMCESLWVPDMQAEDLFETISQAMLNAVDRDAVSGMGVIVHVIEKDKITTRTLKARMD comes from the exons ATG TCGCACATGTCATATAATGGTGGGGCTGTGATGGCCATGAGGGGCAAGAACTGTGTGGCTATAGCAGCTGACAGACGGTTTGGGATCCAGGCGCAGATGGTGACGACTGACTTCCAGAAAATCTTTCCAATGGGCGAGCGGTTGTTTATTGGACTGGCCGGTCTTGGCACAGACGTGCAGACGGT TTCACAACGTCTCAAGTTCAGGTTGAACCTCTATGAACTAAAAGAAGGCAGACAGATCAAGCCCAAAACATTTATGAGCATGGTTTCAAATCTTCTTTACGAGCGACG ATTTGGTCCATACTACGTTGAGCCAGTAATCGCGGGGCTCGACCCAAAGACATATCAACCGTTTATCTGTTCGCTCGACTTAATTGGGTGTCCAATGGAGACGGAAGATTTTGTAGTCAGTGGGACATGCGCGGAGCAAATGTATGGCATGTGCGAATCTCTGTGGGTGCCAGACATG CAAGCAGAAGACCTGTTTGAAACAATTTCTCAGGCTATGCTGAATGCAGTGGATCGAGATGCTGTGTCTGGAATGGGTGTCATCGTCCACGTTAT TGAAAAGGACAAGATTACCACCAGAACACTAAAGGCTCGCATGGATTAA